From Micromonospora echinospora:
GTCCGGGGACCGGCACAAGGACTACGTGCTGGACTGGGAGCGGATGCTGTCGCTGGACGGCAACACCGCGCCCTACCTCCAGTACGCGTACTCCCGGGTCCGGTCGATCTTCCGGCGGGCCGGCGCGGCGGCGCGGCCGGACGCGGAGGTCACGCTCGCCGAGCCGGCCGAGCGGGCGCTCGCGATGGAACTGGTCGGCTTCGGCGCGGTGGTCGAGGAGGTGGCGGACGGCCTGGAGTTCCACCGGCTGACCGCGTACCTGCACCGGCTGGCTGTCGCGTTCAGCGCGTTCTACGAGCGCTGCCCGGTGCTGCGGGCCGACGGGCCGGTACGGGAGAGCCGGCTCGTGTTGTGCGACCTGACCGGTCGGGTGCTGCGGCAGGGCCTGGACCTGCTCGGCATCCGTACCCCGGAAAGGTTGTGAGGCGGCCCGCCCCTCCTGGCGGCTCCGACACCTCCCTGGGCATAGCACTTTGGGCAGCTTGTGGGCCTGATTCGCGCGTATCTATGGTCGGTGCGTCTCCGCGAGCCCGACATGGGGGTGGGTCATGCCCGAACGTCCGACTACCGGCGCGGCGACGGTGGTGCCGTCGTGAGCACCACCGAAGCACCGACCACTGTCGCCTGGGACGGCGCGGCCCGGATCCGCCGCCTCGCCGCCACGATCGCGCTCGGCGAGACGGCCGGCGTCCTGGTGCCGGTGGTGGTGATCGCGCTGATGGCCCGGATCAGCGTCGAGGCGATGTACGTGCGCTCCCTCTACGTACCGTTGGCGCTGCTCTTCGCCGCGCTCCAGGTGGGTTTCGACGTGAGCAACCAGGTCGCCGCGTCGGTGAGCCGCGGCGCCGGCCGGGCACGGGACGTCCTCCCGGTCGCCGCCAGCATGGCCCGCGTCGGCATGGCCGTCTGGGGCACCGTCAGCCTCGTACTGATCCTGGCGGCGCCCTGGCTGGCGGCGCTGCTGAACGTCCCGGACGCGTCCGTGGGGGAATTCGTCGCCTTCACCCGCTGGGCCTGCCTGGCCAACCTGATCTTCTTCCCGACCGTGCTGCTCTCGTCGAGCCTGCGCGGCTACGGCCGGCCGGGCTCCGCGGCGGCCGTGGTGCTGACCGGCGCGACCCTGGAGGTGGGCGGCGTCGCGGTCCTGGGCTTCGGCACCGACCTCGGCGTGTACGCGCTTCCGGTCGCTATCGCGGGCGGCGGCGTGGCCGCACTGACCGTCGGCATGGTGCAGGTGTACCGCTGCGGACTCTGGACGGCGAGCGGCCCGCTGACCTGGCGGCCGGAGGCGATCGGGCGTCTGACCGGCACCGGGCTGCCGGTCACCGCGTCGTTCGTGGTGATGGCCGTGGCGAACGCGGGCCTGCTGTGGGCGCTCAGCCCGTTCGGGCCGGACGTGGTGTCCGGGTACTCGGCAGCCGGCGCGCTGCAGAATCTGCTCATCGTGCCCGCCTCGGCGCTCGGTTCGGCGACCGCGATCGTGCTGAACCAGATGCGGGGCGCGGGGCGGCCCGGGGAATGGCTGACGGCATTCGGTTCCGGACTTCGCCTGACCGCCGCGGTGTACGCGGTGCTGGCCGCCGCGATCTGGTTGTGCCGGGAGCCCCTGGCCGCGCTGCTGGCCGGTGACCCGACCGTCGCGTCGGAGACCGGACGCTTCCTGGCGATCGTCGGCCTGACCTACATCGGTCTGGGCTTGAACGTGATGACGCTGCTCCTTCTCGAACAGGTCGGCGGGGGCCTGATCGCGCTGTTGCTGAACGTGCCCTACTTCGGGGGCATGGTGGTGGTCGGCAGCGCGCTGGCCCGGACCCAGCAGGATCCGTCGGCCCTGTACTGGACGATCGCGGTGCTCAACGTCGGCGGCATGCTGCTCGTCCCGCTGCTGACGTGGCGGCACGTCCGCCGGACCAGCCGGGCGGAGGCCCGGTGAGCCGCCCCGAGTGGCGGGCGCGGGACGTCCGTCTCAGCGTCACGATCATGCATCATCCGGCTCGCGACGTCGCCCTGGACCCGCTCGTCGAGGCGTGCCGCCCGCTGTCCGCGCGCATCGTGCACGACCCGGACCCCGACGCCGCCCGCAGCCCGTTGCGGACCGCGAAGGTCGCCTGGGCCTCGATCGCCGAGGGCGCCACGCATCACCTGGTGCTGCAGGACGACGCCCGGGTCTGCGACGACTTCGCCACCCACGTGGTCGCCGCGATCGCGCGTCGCCCGGCCCACGGCATCGCCCTGTACACCGACTGGAGCAGCCCGCAGAACAGCTTCCTGTGCCGGCTGGCCGCGGTCGCCGGATCGCCGTGGGCGGCGCTGTCCCCGATGGAGTGGATCCCGGCGCTGGCGTTCCTGCTGCCGGCCGACGTGGCCGCGGACCTGGCCGCCTATCTGGCGCCGATCCCGGACGAGGTCACCGACGACGACCAGATGATCGCCCGGTACTGCCGGGAACGTGGAGTGCCGCTGCTGGCGACGGTGCCGCACCTGGTCGACAACCGCGGGCTGCCGACCCTGATCGCCGGGCACGGCGGCCGGCACCACGCCACCGTGTGGGCGCCGCCGGCGCCGTCCGACACGCACTGGGAGCTCG
This genomic window contains:
- a CDS encoding MATE family efflux transporter → MSTTEAPTTVAWDGAARIRRLAATIALGETAGVLVPVVVIALMARISVEAMYVRSLYVPLALLFAALQVGFDVSNQVAASVSRGAGRARDVLPVAASMARVGMAVWGTVSLVLILAAPWLAALLNVPDASVGEFVAFTRWACLANLIFFPTVLLSSSLRGYGRPGSAAAVVLTGATLEVGGVAVLGFGTDLGVYALPVAIAGGGVAALTVGMVQVYRCGLWTASGPLTWRPEAIGRLTGTGLPVTASFVVMAVANAGLLWALSPFGPDVVSGYSAAGALQNLLIVPASALGSATAIVLNQMRGAGRPGEWLTAFGSGLRLTAAVYAVLAAAIWLCREPLAALLAGDPTVASETGRFLAIVGLTYIGLGLNVMTLLLLEQVGGGLIALLLNVPYFGGMVVVGSALARTQQDPSALYWTIAVLNVGGMLLVPLLTWRHVRRTSRAEAR